Proteins encoded by one window of Lacipirellulaceae bacterium:
- a CDS encoding GNAT family N-acetyltransferase: MSDPILRPPATAAELTAYYDLRWRFLRQPWDQPRGSERDELDDDSRQTFVAHLAAWHDDGRILGVGRLHFNSDTEAQIRYMAVEEDARGRGIGRALVERLEELAVEQGAERVMLNARSEAIGFYERLGYKVVAKGVAMFEDSPTGPVEHARMEKPLSS; the protein is encoded by the coding sequence GTGAGCGATCCGATACTAAGACCACCCGCGACAGCAGCAGAGCTAACCGCCTACTACGACCTTCGCTGGCGGTTTCTCCGACAACCGTGGGATCAACCGCGTGGCTCCGAGCGGGACGAACTGGATGATGATTCCAGACAAACGTTCGTCGCACATCTAGCCGCTTGGCATGACGACGGGCGGATTCTCGGCGTCGGGCGTTTGCATTTCAACTCTGATACCGAAGCCCAGATTCGCTACATGGCTGTCGAAGAAGATGCCCGCGGCCGAGGCATCGGTCGCGCGCTCGTTGAAAGACTTGAAGAACTGGCCGTGGAGCAAGGGGCAGAGAGGGTCATGCTCAACGCTCGTAGCGAAGCTATTGGTTTCTACGAGCGGCTCGGCTACAAAGTGGTCGCCAAAGGCGTCGCGATGTTCGAGGACTCCCCCACGGGGCCCGTGGAGCATGCTCGAATGGAAAAACCGCTCAGTAGCTAA
- a CDS encoding glutamate synthase subunit beta has protein sequence MGKPTGFKEFQREVVPYRDPMERANDFLEIFTNAPVEHLTTQGARCMDCGVPFCQSNSGCPIDNLIPEWNDLVYRGRWRDALNRLHKTNNFPEFTGRTCPAPCEGACVLGITNPPVTIKNIENAIIDRGWEEGWIEPQPPQEKTGKTVAIVGSGPSGLAAAQQLCRAGHAVTVYERADRIGGLLMYGIPNMKLDKYVVERRVQQMRDEGVTFVTNTHIGKQEDFEPGQMTQIMQERGIGVKFVDPQHLVDEFDAVLLCTGATKPFDPTGRAPGRDLAGIHFAMDFLTRNTKSLMDGDLHAAKHVDDKFLSASGKNVIVIGGGDTGADCIGTSLRHGATSIVNFELLDRPPAERTDGNPWPEWPRIYRVDYSHAEVEARTGDDPRNYNLLTKEFVGENGQVTGVRTVQVDWSKPQGQAPFTEIDDSEKVWPAELVLLATGFVGPELTVGEMLGLETQNPRGNWQTFKAEHGEFTTNLEGVFAAGDCRRGQSLVVWAINEGRGAARAVDEYLMGFASLPAPGLNLPQQVV, from the coding sequence ATGGGTAAACCAACCGGATTCAAAGAGTTCCAACGAGAAGTCGTCCCCTACCGCGATCCGATGGAACGCGCCAACGACTTCCTCGAAATCTTCACCAATGCCCCTGTCGAGCATCTGACGACTCAGGGTGCGCGTTGCATGGATTGCGGTGTGCCGTTCTGTCAGTCGAACTCCGGCTGCCCGATCGACAACCTCATTCCTGAGTGGAACGATCTAGTCTATCGCGGACGATGGCGCGACGCGCTCAATCGTTTGCATAAGACCAACAACTTCCCCGAGTTCACCGGCCGCACTTGCCCAGCTCCCTGCGAAGGGGCCTGCGTTCTGGGCATCACCAACCCACCGGTGACGATCAAAAACATCGAGAACGCCATCATCGACCGCGGTTGGGAAGAAGGCTGGATCGAGCCGCAACCGCCGCAAGAGAAAACCGGCAAGACGGTCGCCATCGTCGGCAGTGGCCCGTCAGGACTCGCCGCCGCCCAGCAGTTGTGTCGTGCAGGGCACGCAGTCACGGTTTACGAACGGGCCGACCGCATTGGTGGCCTGCTGATGTACGGCATCCCCAACATGAAGCTCGACAAGTACGTCGTTGAACGTCGCGTTCAGCAGATGCGCGACGAGGGCGTCACGTTTGTCACCAACACGCACATCGGCAAGCAGGAGGATTTTGAGCCCGGACAAATGACGCAGATCATGCAGGAACGCGGCATCGGCGTGAAGTTTGTTGATCCCCAGCACCTAGTCGATGAGTTCGATGCCGTGCTGCTTTGTACCGGAGCGACCAAGCCGTTCGACCCGACGGGTCGGGCGCCAGGGCGTGATCTGGCGGGAATCCATTTCGCGATGGATTTCCTCACCCGCAACACGAAGAGCCTCATGGATGGCGATCTGCACGCTGCCAAGCACGTTGACGACAAGTTCCTCTCTGCTAGCGGCAAGAACGTCATTGTCATCGGCGGTGGCGACACGGGCGCGGACTGCATCGGCACGTCATTGCGTCACGGAGCAACGAGCATCGTCAACTTCGAACTCCTCGACCGTCCGCCCGCGGAGCGCACCGACGGCAACCCCTGGCCCGAATGGCCGCGCATCTACCGCGTCGACTACTCGCACGCAGAAGTTGAAGCTCGCACCGGCGACGACCCGCGGAACTATAACTTACTCACCAAAGAATTCGTCGGCGAAAACGGCCAAGTCACCGGCGTCCGGACCGTGCAAGTCGACTGGTCGAAGCCGCAGGGCCAAGCCCCCTTCACAGAAATCGACGACAGCGAAAAAGTCTGGCCCGCGGAACTCGTGCTGCTCGCCACCGGCTTCGTTGGCCCCGAACTGACCGTCGGCGAGATGCTCGGCCTGGAAACCCAAAACCCGCGCGGCAACTGGCAAACCTTCAAGGCGGAGCATGGCGAGTTCACCACCAACCTCGAAGGCGTATTCGCCGCAGGCGACTGCCGCCGCGGCCAAAGCCTCGTCGTCTGGGCCATCAACGAAGGCCGCGGCGCCGCGCGTGCCGTGGATGAATACCTGATGGGCTTCGCGAGCTTGCCCGCACCTGGGTTGAATTTGCCGCAGCAGGTAGTTTGA